From Ferviditalea candida, the proteins below share one genomic window:
- a CDS encoding DUF4395 domain-containing protein — translation MKEIPIFLVRTNQAAIVFMILLSLMFQQPWITAGLWLIQTVGLISGGRWNLFVRIGRLFHGDHPGARTESVELQRFNNSIAVFLLTVSVAFFASGWQMIGYVFALIVAAAASAALAGFCAGCFIYYQYKQWKWKRSHA, via the coding sequence ATGAAAGAAATTCCGATTTTTTTAGTTCGCACGAATCAGGCGGCAATTGTGTTCATGATTTTGCTGTCGTTGATGTTTCAGCAGCCGTGGATTACTGCAGGACTTTGGCTGATTCAAACGGTAGGTTTAATCAGTGGAGGCAGGTGGAATCTGTTCGTTCGGATCGGCCGTTTGTTTCATGGAGACCATCCGGGAGCGCGGACTGAATCCGTAGAGCTGCAGCGATTTAACAACTCGATTGCAGTTTTTTTGCTCACTGTTTCGGTTGCTTTCTTCGCTTCGGGTTGGCAGATGATCGGTTACGTATTCGCGTTGATCGTTGCAGCCGCTGCATCCGCCGCACTGGCGGGATTTTGCGCCGGGTGCTTTATCTATTACCAGTACAAGCAGTGGAAATGGAAAAGAAGCCACGCATGA
- a CDS encoding cold-shock protein gives MFKKNIEVIPEAEFPVWNCSNENCNGWMRTDYTFEEQPICPLCHSQMVNEIKTLPVLQNYVK, from the coding sequence TTGTTTAAAAAAAATATTGAAGTAATCCCGGAAGCAGAGTTTCCGGTTTGGAACTGCAGCAATGAAAATTGCAACGGCTGGATGAGAACCGATTACACCTTTGAGGAGCAGCCCATCTGCCCGCTTTGCCATTCACAAATGGTCAATGAAATCAAGACGCTGCCGGTTTTGCAAAACTACGTGAAATAA
- the gatB gene encoding Asp-tRNA(Asn)/Glu-tRNA(Gln) amidotransferase subunit GatB, whose translation MTAVDTKYETVIGLEVHVELHTKTKIFCGCSTSFGAPPNTHTCPICLGHPGVLPVLNRQAVEYAIKAALALNCEIAAESKFDRKNYFYPDLPKAYQISQYDKPIGEHGWIEIEVNGEKKRIGITRIHLEEDAGKLTHGEGGFDSLVDFNRVGTPLIEIVSEPDMRSPEEARAYLEKLKSIIQYCDVSDVKMEEGSLRCDANVSIRPFGQKEFGTKAELKNMNSFRGVQRGLEYEVKRQIETVESGEQIVQETRRWDEAQGKTFSMRSKEEAHDYRYFPDPDLVTLFIDEAWKERIQATIPELPDARKARYTSKYGLTDYDAEVITASLKIAELFERSLNYTKDAKAVANWIMGDLLGYLNTNNIEIGDVQITGQGLGEMIDLIEKGTISGKIAKTVFKEMLETGKAPGKIVEEKGLVQISDEGAIKSVVEQIVAENPQSVADYKAGKEKAMGFLVGQVMKETKGKANPGLVNKLIKEALDAS comes from the coding sequence ATGACGGCGGTTGATACGAAATACGAAACGGTCATCGGACTCGAGGTCCATGTTGAACTGCATACAAAAACGAAGATTTTCTGCGGCTGCTCCACTTCGTTCGGGGCGCCTCCGAACACGCACACCTGCCCGATCTGCCTCGGGCACCCCGGCGTGTTGCCGGTGCTGAACAGACAGGCGGTGGAATATGCGATCAAAGCGGCTCTGGCGTTGAATTGCGAAATTGCCGCAGAGAGCAAATTCGACCGGAAAAACTATTTTTACCCCGATCTTCCGAAGGCGTACCAGATTTCCCAATATGACAAGCCGATCGGTGAACACGGCTGGATTGAAATCGAAGTGAACGGCGAGAAAAAACGGATCGGCATCACCAGAATCCATCTTGAGGAGGATGCCGGAAAGCTGACGCACGGCGAGGGCGGATTCGATTCGCTGGTCGATTTCAACCGGGTCGGCACGCCTCTGATCGAGATTGTTTCCGAACCGGATATGCGTTCTCCCGAAGAGGCGAGGGCCTATTTGGAGAAGCTTAAGTCGATCATTCAGTACTGCGACGTCTCCGACGTTAAAATGGAGGAGGGCTCGCTCCGCTGCGACGCCAACGTCAGCATTCGCCCGTTCGGGCAAAAAGAGTTCGGGACCAAAGCCGAGCTGAAGAACATGAACTCCTTCCGCGGTGTTCAGCGCGGGCTGGAATATGAAGTGAAAAGACAGATCGAAACGGTCGAAAGCGGCGAGCAAATCGTACAGGAGACGAGACGCTGGGACGAAGCGCAGGGCAAAACCTTCTCGATGCGCAGCAAGGAGGAAGCGCACGATTACCGTTATTTCCCCGACCCCGATCTGGTCACGCTGTTCATCGATGAGGCGTGGAAGGAACGGATCCAAGCGACGATTCCCGAGCTGCCGGACGCGCGCAAAGCCCGTTATACAAGCAAATACGGACTTACGGATTATGATGCGGAGGTTATCACGGCTTCGCTCAAGATTGCCGAATTGTTCGAGCGGAGCTTGAACTATACGAAGGATGCCAAAGCGGTTGCCAACTGGATCATGGGCGATCTTCTCGGTTATTTGAATACAAATAATATTGAGATCGGCGATGTGCAGATTACCGGACAAGGTCTTGGGGAAATGATCGATTTGATTGAAAAAGGCACGATCAGCGGCAAAATTGCCAAGACGGTGTTCAAAGAAATGCTTGAAACCGGCAAAGCGCCCGGCAAAATCGTCGAGGAAAAAGGCCTGGTTCAGATCAGCGACGAAGGAGCCATCAAGTCGGTTGTCGAGCAGATCGTTGCCGAAAATCCGCAATCGGTCGCCGATTATAAGGCTGGTAAAGAAAAAGCGATGGGATTTTTGGTCGGACAAGTTATGAAGGAAACCA
- a CDS encoding ATPase, T2SS/T4P/T4SS family produces the protein MLAYSEKYRENRVDGHRKQDKAQPGQESTGVSNERFQELIEDVRGFLMETRAKTEAEKLAHNEMINRSVLGYAEERKKVLAVISDYLMKKRRQHVPPPKQYETLAEAVFAEVIGMSVLEPILKEHEGLEEIQVVGEQIFEVRGGKSKASRYRFDSLKDVERIQQNLVLFNKDTLTPRKRWAEVMLNDGSRVTLTGFGYTSEPTITIRFYTVRHFTLKGLCEPRYSTIDDSIRSILQCLVRACFNIVVIGPTNSGKTHFIKALISEMPDDERIVTIESRHELMLRRDFPGKNIIEYEIDDEDELHSGRQAFKLALRQSPKRICHAEIRDADANIYVRACTRGHDGSITSVHVSQLEDAPDAIADMCMQDGRRVDPGRLRKRITEYVTQIGIEMAVVEDRRKIVRLGEFVYRQEEVTVRDIVLYDRLSRQWVFPSPFTAKSSSRIRRFDESGFRRLEEMGMVEKE, from the coding sequence GTGCTGGCGTATTCTGAGAAGTATCGTGAGAACCGCGTTGACGGTCACCGCAAGCAGGATAAAGCTCAACCCGGGCAGGAAAGCACGGGCGTGTCGAATGAACGATTTCAGGAGTTGATCGAGGATGTCCGCGGCTTTCTAATGGAGACCAGAGCGAAAACGGAAGCTGAGAAATTGGCGCATAACGAGATGATCAATCGCTCGGTGCTGGGGTATGCTGAGGAACGCAAAAAAGTGCTGGCCGTCATCAGCGATTACCTGATGAAGAAGAGGCGGCAGCATGTTCCGCCGCCGAAGCAATACGAAACGTTGGCGGAAGCGGTTTTCGCGGAAGTGATCGGAATGAGCGTGCTTGAACCTATTTTGAAGGAGCACGAAGGACTGGAAGAGATTCAAGTGGTCGGGGAGCAGATATTTGAAGTACGCGGGGGAAAAAGCAAGGCATCCAGGTACAGATTTGATTCGCTGAAGGATGTGGAACGGATTCAGCAGAATTTGGTTCTTTTCAACAAGGATACATTAACTCCCCGGAAGCGTTGGGCGGAAGTCATGTTGAACGACGGATCGAGGGTGACGTTGACGGGTTTCGGATACACATCCGAACCGACGATTACGATCCGGTTTTATACGGTCAGACATTTTACGCTGAAGGGATTGTGCGAACCGCGGTACAGTACGATCGACGATTCCATACGCTCTATTCTGCAGTGCCTTGTTAGGGCCTGCTTTAACATCGTGGTCATCGGCCCCACCAATTCTGGCAAAACACATTTCATCAAAGCCCTGATTTCGGAAATGCCCGACGACGAGCGGATCGTCACCATCGAATCGCGTCACGAATTGATGCTGCGCAGGGATTTTCCCGGCAAAAACATCATCGAATATGAAATTGACGATGAAGATGAGCTTCATTCCGGGAGGCAGGCTTTCAAGCTCGCATTAAGGCAGTCGCCCAAAAGAATTTGTCATGCCGAGATTCGCGATGCAGACGCCAATATTTATGTCCGTGCATGCACGCGCGGACACGACGGCAGCATTACATCCGTTCATGTCAGCCAGCTTGAAGATGCTCCCGATGCCATTGCGGACATGTGCATGCAGGACGGCAGAAGAGTTGATCCTGGCAGACTGCGCAAGCGGATAACCGAATATGTGACGCAAATCGGTATTGAAATGGCTGTTGTTGAAGATCGGCGGAAGATCGTCCGACTTGGGGAGTTCGTGTATCGGCAGGAAGAAGTAACCGTTCGGGATATCGTCTTATATGATCGTCTATCCCGACAATGGGTTTTCCCAAGCCCATTCACCGCCAAATCGTCTTCCAGAATCCGAAGGTTTGACGAATCAGGATTCCGCCGCCTAGAGGAAATGGGGATGGTGGAGAAAGAATGA
- a CDS encoding SAF domain-containing protein, with protein sequence MMNRRRNFMISLLSALAALLLVFGVYKLQLQQVELQKTVNVVVPKDFIHAGTMITSDLVEYRPVLTGAYRDEMVKEIGQVVGMETLLPLGAGEPVLRWKVDRFNLLPRGDQSTFQIPKSYILSVSNGIRAGDKVRLYISDGDGGSRRLFDELVTVASVKSAANVEVDDVRQSNLLSKANNDREKMYASRRDANGAIDSINLNLTEEQWLAIDSLCKSRESKLVIAFASFSITKKPGE encoded by the coding sequence ATGATGAACCGCAGAAGAAATTTTATGATCAGCCTGTTATCCGCTTTGGCTGCGCTGCTGCTCGTTTTCGGGGTATATAAGCTGCAACTGCAGCAGGTCGAGCTCCAGAAAACAGTCAATGTTGTCGTACCCAAGGACTTTATTCATGCAGGAACGATGATCACTTCTGATCTGGTTGAATATCGGCCCGTTCTGACCGGGGCGTACAGGGACGAAATGGTCAAAGAAATCGGTCAGGTGGTCGGTATGGAAACCTTGCTTCCGCTTGGTGCGGGAGAACCGGTTCTGCGATGGAAGGTCGACCGGTTTAACCTTCTCCCGAGGGGGGATCAATCGACTTTCCAAATTCCCAAGTCCTACATTTTATCCGTATCGAACGGAATTCGGGCAGGAGATAAGGTTCGGCTCTACATCTCGGATGGAGACGGGGGCTCGAGGCGGTTGTTTGACGAACTGGTCACGGTTGCATCCGTCAAGTCCGCTGCGAATGTGGAGGTGGACGATGTCCGGCAGTCCAATCTGCTGTCAAAGGCGAACAATGACCGGGAAAAAATGTACGCTTCGCGAAGAGACGCCAACGGGGCGATCGATTCGATCAACCTGAACCTGACGGAGGAACAATGGCTGGCTATCGACAGCTTGTGCAAATCGCGGGAAAGCAAGCTGGTGATTGCATTTGCATCGTTCTCCATTACCAAAAAGCCGGGTGAATAG
- a CDS encoding YheC/YheD family protein, producing the protein MGTGYKWRRIQLLKTDDALNPHIPETALFSKPQLWTMLRQFENVIVKPSNGQGGYGIVQVSKEGEIYHIHKDSYKRKYLNRDTAYAKIRQLTRGRAYIIQQRIPLAQIAGRPFDVRVMVQRMPGQNWVVTGKLAKVAGPGFIVTNMHRSRGKILSVGTALSRSTVKHIPQKTIEAELDRISLLTAKVLGNRFPAKRVFGIDMGIDLNGKVWIIESNFAPSVSLFRHLQDKSMYHRILRFRKAS; encoded by the coding sequence TTGGGAACAGGTTATAAATGGCGGAGAATTCAACTTTTGAAAACCGATGATGCCCTTAACCCCCATATTCCGGAAACCGCATTATTCAGCAAGCCCCAATTATGGACAATGTTGCGCCAGTTTGAAAATGTTATCGTGAAACCGTCCAACGGCCAGGGGGGTTATGGAATCGTTCAAGTTTCCAAGGAGGGGGAAATTTACCATATTCACAAGGATTCTTATAAGCGCAAATATTTGAACCGTGATACAGCCTATGCCAAAATCAGACAATTGACGCGCGGAAGAGCTTATATTATTCAGCAGCGGATCCCGCTTGCGCAAATTGCCGGCAGGCCTTTTGACGTACGAGTTATGGTTCAAAGAATGCCGGGTCAGAATTGGGTCGTTACCGGTAAATTAGCCAAGGTTGCGGGACCGGGTTTCATTGTCACCAATATGCACAGAAGCCGCGGAAAGATACTATCCGTAGGAACGGCGCTGTCGCGTTCAACGGTAAAGCATATCCCGCAGAAGACCATCGAAGCGGAGCTAGACCGTATTTCTCTGCTCACTGCCAAGGTTTTGGGAAACCGTTTTCCGGCAAAAAGAGTGTTTGGCATCGATATGGGAATTGACCTCAACGGGAAAGTTTGGATCATCGAATCCAATTTTGCCCCAAGCGTTTCCTTATTCAGACATTTACAGGACAAAAGCATGTATCACCGGATTCTCAGATTCCGAAAAGCTTCGTAA
- a CDS encoding nuclease-related domain-containing protein, translating into MDKKKGIKQAGISGEKAVAHQLKFLGSEYKILNSKMICSGGSCQQFDHVVVGPNGIFHIETKYWSGQIAFTETGIERDGGRGTKNDPTAQMYRHEYILKELVRENGLAGDVVGILCFAHPGCELIGSSPAFATVKLDRLVHFLKTHRAKKTLSDEEIRKILRVIEANSKSAG; encoded by the coding sequence TTGGATAAAAAGAAGGGCATCAAGCAGGCGGGCATATCGGGGGAAAAGGCCGTCGCCCATCAGTTGAAATTTCTCGGCAGCGAGTACAAGATTTTGAATTCGAAGATGATCTGCTCCGGCGGGAGCTGCCAGCAGTTTGATCACGTCGTGGTCGGCCCGAACGGAATTTTTCATATCGAAACCAAGTATTGGTCCGGGCAAATTGCCTTTACGGAAACCGGAATCGAGCGGGATGGCGGGAGGGGGACCAAGAACGATCCGACCGCCCAAATGTACCGCCACGAATACATATTAAAGGAACTGGTCAGAGAGAACGGATTGGCGGGCGATGTCGTAGGCATTTTATGCTTTGCTCATCCGGGCTGTGAGTTGATCGGCAGCAGCCCGGCGTTTGCGACCGTAAAACTGGATCGGCTGGTTCATTTCCTGAAAACCCATCGAGCCAAAAAGACGCTGTCGGACGAAGAAATCCGGAAGATTCTTCGGGTGATTGAGGCCAACAGCAAATCTGCCGGCTGA
- the gatC gene encoding Asp-tRNA(Asn)/Glu-tRNA(Gln) amidotransferase subunit GatC, protein MSISVNDVEHVAKLARLELSEPEKRQFTEQLNKILNFMEKLNELDTDNVKPTSHVLQLSDVMREDEVRPSWPIDKVMRNAPDEEDGQFRVPAILD, encoded by the coding sequence ATGAGCATTTCGGTGAACGATGTGGAGCATGTAGCCAAGTTGGCCAGACTTGAGCTAAGCGAACCGGAGAAGCGGCAATTTACCGAGCAATTGAACAAAATATTGAATTTCATGGAAAAGCTCAATGAATTGGATACGGACAATGTGAAGCCGACCAGCCACGTGTTGCAGCTTTCCGATGTGATGAGGGAGGATGAGGTGCGTCCGTCCTGGCCGATCGACAAAGTCATGCGGAACGCGCCGGATGAAGAGGACGGGCAATTCAGGGTACCTGCCATATTGGATTAG
- the gatA gene encoding Asp-tRNA(Asn)/Glu-tRNA(Gln) amidotransferase subunit GatA — protein sequence MIKEEGIVSLFRLSIKEIHNRLIRKELSVRDLVDESFNRIGAVDSQVKAFLTLNEEQARTAAGQLDEQLDSGVRERGLLFGLPVGIKDNIVTEDLVTTCASKFLSNYRPIYNASVVQKLKQAQTVTIGKLNMDEFAMGGSNENSAFYPTRNPWNTEHVPGGSSGGSAVAVAAEEVYFALGSDTGGSIRQPAAYCGVVGLKPTYGLISRFGLVAFASSLDQIGPITKNVEDSAYLLQAIAGHDSLDSTSANVEIPDYIGALTGDVKGLRIAVPKEYIGEGVAPGVRDKVLAALRVFEQMGAVWEEVSLPHTEYAVAAYYILASSEASSNLARYDGVRYGVRAKNANDLADVYYKSRSEGFGTEVKRRIMLGTYALSSGYYDAYYLKAQKVRTLIKQDFDEVFEKFDVIIGPTVPTPAFRIGEQVDDPLTMYLNDILTIPVSLAGVPAISVPCGLADGLPVGLQIIGKSFDESIVLRAAHAFEQQTEHHKLRPRL from the coding sequence ATGATCAAGGAGGAAGGAATCGTGTCGTTATTTCGTTTGAGCATCAAGGAAATACATAACCGTTTGATCCGAAAAGAACTGTCCGTTCGCGATTTGGTGGATGAATCCTTCAACAGGATCGGCGCGGTTGATTCACAAGTGAAGGCTTTTCTGACCTTGAATGAAGAACAGGCAAGGACTGCCGCAGGCCAATTGGACGAGCAGCTGGATTCGGGAGTAAGAGAACGGGGGCTGCTGTTCGGGCTGCCGGTCGGCATCAAGGACAACATTGTAACGGAAGATTTGGTGACAACCTGCGCCAGCAAGTTTTTGTCCAATTATCGCCCGATTTATAACGCATCCGTCGTCCAAAAGCTGAAGCAAGCGCAAACCGTCACGATCGGCAAGCTGAACATGGACGAATTCGCCATGGGCGGTTCCAATGAAAATTCGGCTTTTTATCCGACTCGCAATCCTTGGAATACCGAGCATGTTCCTGGAGGCTCCAGCGGGGGATCTGCGGTTGCCGTCGCCGCCGAGGAGGTTTATTTTGCGCTCGGCTCGGATACGGGCGGCTCCATCAGGCAACCGGCCGCTTACTGCGGAGTCGTCGGTTTAAAGCCTACCTATGGTTTGATCTCCCGTTTTGGACTGGTCGCATTTGCTTCATCCTTGGATCAAATCGGACCGATCACCAAGAATGTGGAGGATTCCGCATATTTGCTGCAGGCGATAGCCGGACACGATTCGCTGGACTCAACCTCGGCGAATGTGGAGATTCCCGATTACATCGGCGCTTTGACCGGGGATGTCAAAGGACTCCGCATCGCGGTTCCCAAAGAATACATCGGGGAAGGCGTCGCGCCCGGAGTCAGGGACAAAGTGCTTGCGGCTTTACGGGTCTTTGAACAAATGGGCGCGGTTTGGGAAGAAGTTTCCCTTCCCCATACGGAATATGCCGTCGCGGCATACTACATTCTCGCATCATCCGAGGCGTCTTCGAATTTGGCTCGCTATGACGGGGTTCGCTACGGCGTCCGGGCGAAAAATGCGAACGATCTTGCGGATGTGTATTACAAATCGAGAAGCGAGGGCTTCGGAACGGAAGTCAAGCGCCGCATTATGCTGGGAACTTATGCATTGAGCTCAGGCTATTACGACGCATATTATTTAAAGGCGCAAAAAGTGCGGACTCTGATCAAGCAGGATTTTGACGAGGTCTTCGAAAAATTCGATGTGATCATCGGTCCGACCGTTCCAACCCCGGCGTTCAGAATCGGGGAGCAGGTCGATGATCCGCTGACGATGTACCTGAACGATATTTTGACGATTCCGGTCAGCTTGGCCGGCGTACCGGCCATCAGCGTTCCCTGCGGATTGGCGGACGGACTGCCGGTCGGGCTGCAAATCATCGGCAAATCGTTCGACGAATCCATCGTGCTTCGGGCTGCCCACGCCTTTGAACAGCAGACGGAGCACCATAAACTTAGACCCCGGCTGTAA
- a CDS encoding ATPase, with the protein MYRLGQKVYVVSDKFEQNLPIGQHAYIIAYERNADNAFDYVIRIPKLNKHYYVPASDIELEEVLLRQEADRIEKEALIDFALATKNQELFLRIMNGGINEKAEQDENKLLSQEEFVKQVNLKAWI; encoded by the coding sequence ATGTATCGCCTGGGTCAAAAAGTATACGTTGTTTCCGACAAGTTTGAACAGAACCTTCCGATCGGCCAACATGCCTACATCATCGCTTATGAACGCAATGCGGACAACGCTTTTGATTATGTGATCAGGATTCCCAAATTGAACAAGCATTATTATGTGCCTGCTTCGGATATAGAATTGGAAGAAGTGCTGCTGCGGCAGGAAGCCGACCGCATTGAGAAGGAAGCGTTGATTGATTTTGCTCTGGCCACCAAGAATCAAGAATTATTCCTGCGCATCATGAATGGCGGCATCAATGAGAAGGCCGAGCAGGATGAGAACAAGCTCTTGAGCCAGGAGGAGTTCGTCAAGCAGGTCAACCTGAAAGCTTGGATTTAA
- a CDS encoding M24 family metallopeptidase yields the protein MNEFNDRIRRLQERMRQEGTDGFLVTQNVDLYYFTGSMQIGYLFVPVEGEPRFYVRRSLQRAQVESAFPAVGLGSFRSFGDKVKGDFSTVFSSGKSPVIATEFDVLPVQVFQRLEAAFGAVEWKDGSMAVRELRMIKSEQEIALLRKSAQIADQALDFALSRLKEGATELELVSDIEYRTRQLGHMGMIRMRGYNQELVTGMVGSGSAISMPTGFDGPAGGQGLGPAFPQGSARRAIAANEPILMDIGCMIDGYVSDQTRTVVIGELPEKLQKAYEVSEQILRKAESMLKPGTICEDLYVMALEHAKDAGLEEHFMGYGEDQVKFLGHGIGLEMDELPVLAKGFKYPLQPGMVIAVEPKFTFPGTGVIGIENTYAITDDGFEKLTLTREGIIQV from the coding sequence GTGAACGAATTCAACGATAGGATCAGGAGACTTCAGGAACGGATGCGGCAGGAAGGAACGGACGGTTTTTTGGTCACGCAAAACGTGGATTTGTATTATTTTACGGGATCTATGCAGATCGGCTACTTGTTCGTGCCGGTTGAGGGGGAACCGCGCTTTTACGTGCGAAGAAGCCTGCAGCGCGCTCAAGTTGAGTCTGCTTTCCCTGCTGTCGGGCTTGGTTCTTTCCGTTCCTTCGGGGATAAAGTGAAGGGAGATTTCAGCACCGTGTTTTCCTCCGGGAAATCGCCCGTGATCGCCACGGAATTCGATGTGCTTCCGGTGCAGGTTTTCCAACGCTTGGAGGCCGCTTTCGGTGCAGTGGAATGGAAAGACGGCTCGATGGCCGTTCGGGAGCTGCGGATGATCAAATCGGAGCAGGAAATCGCCCTGCTGAGAAAGTCGGCGCAAATTGCCGATCAGGCATTGGACTTTGCTTTGTCGCGGCTTAAAGAAGGAGCGACAGAGCTCGAACTGGTCTCCGATATCGAGTATCGCACCCGTCAGTTGGGCCATATGGGAATGATCCGCATGCGCGGTTATAATCAGGAACTGGTAACCGGAATGGTCGGCAGCGGCAGCGCGATCTCCATGCCTACTGGCTTCGACGGACCAGCGGGCGGACAAGGACTCGGACCCGCTTTTCCGCAAGGATCCGCCCGCCGTGCGATTGCCGCCAATGAACCGATTTTGATGGATATTGGCTGCATGATCGACGGTTATGTCTCCGATCAGACTCGTACTGTGGTGATTGGAGAGCTGCCGGAGAAGCTGCAAAAAGCTTACGAGGTTTCGGAGCAAATTTTGCGCAAGGCGGAATCCATGCTGAAGCCCGGTACAATTTGTGAGGATCTGTATGTCATGGCACTTGAGCACGCCAAGGATGCCGGTCTCGAGGAGCATTTCATGGGCTATGGAGAGGATCAGGTGAAATTTCTCGGTCATGGCATCGGCCTGGAAATGGATGAGCTGCCCGTTCTGGCCAAAGGTTTCAAGTATCCGCTGCAGCCGGGCATGGTAATAGCCGTTGAGCCGAAATTCACCTTTCCGGGAACAGGTGTCATCGGGATAGAGAATACGTACGCCATTACGGACGACGGCTTTGAAAAGCTGACTCTCACACGGGAAGGCATCATACAAGTGTAA
- a CDS encoding type II secretion system F family protein — MIAVAKAALLLLLLILFYLFIRLMLLSLISRQSIRGRLSYQRNRKYLQRLAAGFPLLRRIHGHVKILNVSVGKSGGTQAFFVWTAMLSLSGIILGTLFFDGFRGVVSVALMLGGLPYLFLRIRLFNLQMQTRLELLPALEVFYHSYVLSENKNIRSVLKDSLKGNRLRYPMKPIMEQLYRNLMIGKEYEDGLHIFEVALGSLWGGYFSGILRVGLEEGVDVSENLRELIEDMRRAQRTDQIDRNRLLEIRMANFTPIVFLSVFMLINFKLNFQQAYHYYVVDATGREMLLDAFVLIFVSFLVGIYLSVRRI; from the coding sequence ATGATTGCTGTCGCCAAAGCGGCTCTGCTCCTACTTCTGCTGATTCTTTTTTATTTGTTTATCCGTTTGATGCTGTTGTCACTGATCTCCCGGCAATCGATACGGGGAAGGCTGTCGTATCAAAGAAACCGCAAGTACCTGCAGCGGCTTGCAGCCGGTTTTCCATTGCTTCGGCGGATTCACGGGCATGTGAAGATTTTGAACGTATCTGTAGGCAAATCAGGCGGAACTCAAGCTTTTTTCGTTTGGACAGCGATGCTCTCACTAAGCGGTATTATCCTGGGCACCTTGTTTTTCGACGGATTCAGAGGAGTCGTTTCGGTTGCACTGATGCTGGGCGGGCTTCCTTATTTGTTTCTCAGGATCAGGCTGTTTAATTTGCAGATGCAAACTCGTTTGGAGCTGCTGCCTGCCCTGGAGGTCTTTTACCATTCCTATGTGCTGTCTGAGAACAAAAATATCCGGTCGGTCCTGAAGGACAGCTTGAAGGGGAATCGCCTTCGCTACCCGATGAAGCCGATTATGGAACAGCTCTATCGGAATCTGATGATCGGAAAGGAATATGAGGACGGGCTGCATATTTTTGAAGTTGCCTTAGGCAGTTTGTGGGGCGGCTACTTCTCCGGGATTCTGCGGGTCGGGCTTGAGGAAGGAGTGGATGTTTCCGAAAATCTGAGAGAACTGATTGAGGACATGCGCAGAGCCCAACGGACGGATCAAATCGACCGGAACCGGCTTTTGGAGATTCGCATGGCAAATTTCACTCCAATCGTTTTTTTGAGTGTCTTCATGCTTATCAATTTCAAACTGAATTTTCAGCAAGCATATCATTATTATGTTGTGGACGCCACGGGGAGGGAGATGCTGCTTGACGCTTTCGTATTGATTTTCGTTTCTTTTCTGGTCGGCATTTATTTATCCGTTAGAAGAATCTAA
- a CDS encoding transposase, whose protein sequence is MPGIGLIFAAGLISEIGDISRFPNQMALAKYAGLAWTENQSGDFKGVESRLIKVGSLRKRGASGRR, encoded by the coding sequence GTGCCAGGAATTGGCCTGATCTTTGCCGCAGGACTCATCTCGGAGATTGGCGACATCTCGCGTTTCCCGAACCAGATGGCCCTCGCGAAATATGCAGGCCTCGCATGGACGGAAAACCAGTCCGGCGATTTTAAAGGCGTTGAATCTCGGCTCATAAAAGTTGGGTCGCTGCGCAAAAGGGGTGCGTCCGGTCGCCGTTAA
- a CDS encoding MBL fold metallo-hydrolase encodes MEMFPLGPLATNAYLILKPEENKGIIIDPGMNPQMLIKRIKDIEIEAIVLTHAHFDHIGGVDEIRKMKGCPVYLHPLEADWLTGPELNGSLMWPEIGPPISSAPAEFELGHGQRLRLLGVDFEVLHTPGHSPGSVSLLHGDRLFSGDVLFHNSVGRTDLPGGSSRELYRSIHELLFPLGDHVRVYPGHGPKTTIGFEKENNPYV; translated from the coding sequence ATGGAGATGTTCCCGTTGGGGCCGCTTGCCACAAACGCATATTTGATTCTGAAGCCTGAAGAAAACAAAGGGATAATCATCGATCCTGGCATGAATCCGCAGATGCTGATCAAGCGCATCAAGGACATAGAGATTGAAGCAATCGTGTTGACCCATGCGCATTTCGACCATATCGGAGGGGTTGACGAGATCCGAAAAATGAAGGGATGCCCGGTTTATCTTCATCCCCTGGAGGCTGATTGGCTGACCGGCCCGGAATTGAACGGCTCCCTGATGTGGCCGGAAATCGGACCGCCGATTTCAAGCGCGCCCGCGGAATTCGAGCTCGGACACGGGCAGAGGCTTCGTTTGCTGGGCGTCGATTTCGAGGTGCTCCACACGCCGGGGCATTCACCGGGCAGTGTCAGCCTGCTTCACGGTGACAGGTTGTTCAGCGGGGATGTCCTGTTCCATAATTCGGTCGGCAGAACCGATTTGCCGGGGGGCAGTTCGCGGGAGCTGTATCGTTCCATCCATGAACTTCTTTTTCCCTTAGGCGATCATGTCCGAGTTTACCCGGGACACGGCCCGAAGACGACGATCGGGTTTGAAAAGGAAAATAATCCTTACGTGTAA